In Thermosynechococcus sichuanensis E542, a single genomic region encodes these proteins:
- the rbfA gene encoding 30S ribosome-binding factor RbfA — MATERRVARVAELIKREVSQLLMYEIRDERVGAGMVSVTDVEVSGDLQHAKIFVSIYSTDEVRRSTMAGLKAASGFVRRELGQRIRLRRTPEVVFIEDRSLERGSRVLSLLNQIGQQQGASEAPEAES; from the coding sequence ATGGCGACCGAGCGACGGGTGGCACGGGTAGCAGAATTGATTAAACGAGAAGTGAGCCAGTTATTAATGTATGAAATTCGCGATGAGCGCGTGGGGGCAGGCATGGTTAGCGTCACCGATGTGGAAGTTTCCGGTGATTTGCAGCACGCCAAGATTTTCGTCAGTATCTACAGTACCGATGAGGTACGGCGTTCAACAATGGCCGGATTGAAGGCGGCTTCAGGCTTTGTGCGACGGGAATTGGGGCAGCGCATTCGCCTGCGGCGGACACCTGAGGTCGTGTTTATTGAGGATCGATCCCTCGAGCGGGGCAGTCGCGTTCTTTCGCTGCTCAATCAAATTGGGCAACAGCAGGGTGCTTCAGAGGCGCCTGAGGCAGAGTCCTAA
- a CDS encoding sulfite exporter TauE/SafE family protein: protein MLSYWLGHGLAIAIGLSLGLLGGGGSVLALPVLVYVMGIETKVAIPMTLVIVGSVSLLAVIPQWRRGYVNLRLALIFGSATMIGAYLGARLAALPWITDTVQLLLFAVAMMVAAILMIRRQQRPPSPELTPPESSLESQLYAPPICKYCWLWLPTEGLGVGILTGLVGVGGGFAIVPALVLLGKIPMRQAIGTSLLIITANSVAAVWGYLGTVSLDPRLTLTLTLAAASGSLFGSYLSHRVSAKRLQQGFGYFLIGIAAFVILKTLVAPPQRSKSSSLSPRHHLTASVAPRQNRA from the coding sequence ATGCTGAGCTACTGGTTGGGGCATGGTCTGGCGATCGCCATCGGCTTGAGTCTGGGTCTATTGGGGGGCGGTGGCTCTGTCCTTGCCCTGCCAGTGCTAGTCTATGTCATGGGCATTGAAACCAAGGTCGCGATTCCGATGACGCTTGTGATTGTCGGCAGTGTCAGCTTACTGGCAGTGATTCCCCAGTGGCGGCGCGGCTATGTCAACTTGCGTCTGGCACTGATTTTTGGCTCGGCAACGATGATTGGTGCCTACCTCGGGGCGCGACTGGCAGCCTTGCCTTGGATAACCGACACTGTGCAACTCTTGCTCTTTGCCGTTGCCATGATGGTAGCGGCTATTTTAATGATTCGGCGGCAACAGCGTCCCCCTTCTCCTGAACTCACCCCACCAGAAAGTTCCCTTGAAAGCCAGCTTTATGCCCCCCCGATATGTAAGTACTGCTGGCTCTGGCTGCCCACCGAAGGTCTGGGTGTGGGTATTCTCACGGGGTTGGTGGGGGTTGGTGGCGGCTTTGCCATTGTGCCTGCCCTTGTTTTATTGGGGAAAATTCCAATGCGGCAGGCGATCGGGACTTCACTCCTGATTATTACTGCTAATTCCGTAGCTGCGGTTTGGGGCTATCTGGGCACGGTTAGCTTGGATCCACGCTTGACCCTGACGCTCACTTTAGCAGCCGCTAGTGGATCCCTTTTTGGGAGTTATCTCAGTCACCGCGTTTCTGCAAAGCGACTTCAGCAGGGCTTTGGTTACTTCTTAATTGGCATTGCGGCCTTTGTGATCCTGAAAACCCTAGTGGCACCTCCCCAGCGCAGCAAAAGCTCTTCCCTATCGCCAAGACACCACCTTACTGCATCCGTTGCCCCCAGACAAAACCGCGCTTAG